One window of Vanessa cardui chromosome 5, ilVanCard2.1, whole genome shotgun sequence genomic DNA carries:
- the LOC124544555 gene encoding serine/threonine-protein kinase N — translation MADPGYYHSDYIRPSVLSELGVKYGIKTECIPEIALPSKLEELKDVIRKEIRKELKIKEGAEKIREVATDRKSLANVANLVKEANIKLNELKSDLQELESQLLLSRGQSIPTSPEDLSYDEEIILASEAAQQQRQLGEGTTDRKLASLEKQLNIELKVKQGAENMIQSISSSNQSRDKKLLAQVHQMLADSKDKIEYLKLRISKLSKQQKGDNAGANGDGRGTDISGVDALLDERIAEIRNRLRIEAAVVEGSKNAIRLLQTDKKVTDKKALQEAQTSLLESTQKLDLLRKSLDMRRQELPTESAAFIELGHELRSTGSSPGYVSLSGASGHRSHFISPAPMISPCVQVTGTLEVRLMGCQDLLEDVPGRSRRDPLASPSDLKSFVKGVTIRNSMKYTYSIKEDTSNEIMAVMKLDNHTVAQTSWRPCSQQAWDQRFTIKLDKSRELEIGIHWKDWRGLCAIKFLRLEEFIDDIRHGMALELEPQGLLFAEIKFLNPIISRKPKLQRQRKIFKQQGKNIPRPSYGEMHIPAVVLGRLLKRSSPSIQNIQSAHIQSQQHNFEPDNKDVENPHATLIGMAGVRPLGLPSAPTTPQVPIAPPPKPTLPLQPPPNVSTLRMEKELQEAFAFLEDSYNRDSYIAKEPQTSSCNTPLVEYPPSPSPKLVLEFPSNEDQIVDYTSNMRISSSRSSSVIETLGKELDSRRQSGEMSMESFRLLSVLGRGHFGKVILAQYRPTNEYFAIKALKKGDIIARDEVDSLLSEKRIFEVANAIRHPFLVNLFACFQTEQHVCFVMEYAAGGDLMMHIHADVFTEPRAVFYAACVVLGLQYLHENNIIYRDLKLDNLLLDTDGYVKIADFGLCKEGMGWGDRTGTFCGTPEFLAPEVLTETSYTRAVDWWGLGVLIFEMLVGESPFPGEDEGEVFDSIVNDEVRYPRTLSLESIALMRRLLRKNPERRLGSSERDAEDVKKQAFFRNVDWEQLLLRKVKPPFVPTINNLEDVSNFDSEFTSEAAVLTPPKEPRPLSNADHKLFTDFTYMADWC, via the exons ATGGCAGACCCAGGTTATTACCACAGTGATTATATTCGACCAAGTGTCCTGTCTGAGCTGGGCGTCAAGTATGGAATTAAAACGGAATGTATTCCAGAAATAGCATTGCCGTCTAAGTTGGAAGAACTCAAGGATGTCATACGTAAAGAGATACGTAAAGAACTCAAAATAAAAGAAGGTGCCGAAAAGATTCGCGAAGTCGCTACCGATCGAAAATCGCTCGCAAATGTAGCGAATCTTGTAAAAGAGGcgaatataaaactaaatgaaCTTAAATCTGATCTGCAAGAACTTGAATCGCAGCTTCTTTTGTCACGCGGTCAATCAATTCCAACTTCACCAGAAGATTTATCTTACGATGAAGAAATTATTTTGGCTTCAGAAGCTGCGCAACAACAACGTCAGTTGGGTGAGGGTACGACTGATCGCAAGTTGGCATCATTGGAAAAACAACTTAATATTGAATTGAAAGTAAAACAGGGCGCTGAGAATATGATACAAAGCATAAGCAGTAGTAACCAATCTCGAGACAAGAAACTACTTGCTCAAGTACATCAAATGCTTGCAGATTCAaaagataaaattgaatatcTTAAATTGCGTATTTCTAAGCTAAGCAAACAACAAAAGGGTGACAATGCAGGAGCAAATGGTGATGGAAGAGGAACTGATATCAGTGGTGTTGATGCCTTGCTGGATGAAAGGATTGCCGAAATTAGAAACCGCCTTCGTATAGAAGCAGCAGTAGTGGAAGGTTCCAAAAATGCTATAAGATTATTACAAActgataaaaaagtaacagacaAGAAAGCATTACAAGAAGCTCAAACAAGTCTTCTTGAGTCAACACAAAAATTAGATTTGCTGCGTAAGTCACTTGATATGCGCCGACAAGAATTACCTACTGAGAGTGCTGCATTTATAGAGTTAGGACATGAATTACGTAGCACTGGTTCCAGCCCTGGTTATGTTAGTTTGTCTGGGGCAAGTGGACATCGCAGTCATTTTATATCTCCTGCTCCTATGATCAGCCCTTGTGTTCAAGTAACTGGCACCTTAGAGGTTAGATTGATGGGATGTCAAGATTTATTAGAAGACGTGCCGGGTCGTAGTAGAAGAGATCCTCTCGCTAGCCCTTCagatttaaaatcttttgttaAAGGTGTAACCATTCGTAACTCaatgaaatatacatacagCATTAAAGAGGATACAAGTAATGAAATCATGGCTGTTATGAAATTGGATAACCATACAGTAGCCCAAACCAGTTGGAGACCATGCTCTCAACAAGCCTGGGATCAAAG attcACAATTAAATTGGATAAATCCAGAGAACTTGAGATTGGTATTCATTGGAAAGATTGGCGCGGACTATGTGCTATAAAATTTCTAAGATTGGAAGAATTTATTGACGATATCCGACATGGAATGGCACTTGAACTCGAACCTCAGGGTCTTTTATTTgctgaaattaaatttttaaatcctATTATTTCAAGGAAACCAAAACTACAGCGACAAAGAAAGATTTTTAAACAACAGGGCAAGAATATTCCTCGACCTTCTTATGGAGAAATGCATATACCTGCTGTAGTCTTAGGAAGACTTTTGAAACGTTCTTCACCTTCAATTCAAAATATCCAGAGTGCCCATATTCAATCTCAGCAACATAACTTTGAACCTGACAATAAAGATGTTGAAAATCCACACGCCACACTTATTGGAATGGCCGGTGTACGACCCTTGGGTTTGCCCTCTGCTCCAACAACACCACAGGTACCTATTGCACCTCCTCCTAAACCAACTTTACCATTGCAACCACCACCCAATGTGTCTACTCTTAGAATGGAAAAAGAATTACAAGAAGCATTTGCATTTTTAGAAGATTCTTATAACAGGGATAGTTATATTGCAAAGGAACCACAGACTTCATCATGTAACACTCCCCTTGTAGAGTATCCACCATCACCATCCCCTAAATTAGTCCTTGAATTTCCAAGTAATGAAGACCAGATAGTTGACTATACAAGTAACATGCGTATTTCTTCATCACGATCTTCTTCAGTTATAGAAACTCTGGGCAAAGAATTAGATTCAAGGCGGCAGTCGGGAGAAATGTCAATGGAAAGTTTCAGGCTTTTAAGTGTTTTAGGTCGAGGTCATTTTGGCAAAGTAATTTTAGCCCAATATAGACCAACTAATGAATATTTTGCAATTAAAGCTTTAAAGAAAGGTGATATAATCGCCAGAGATGAAGTAGACTCTTTACTGTCCGAAAAGCGAATTTTTGAGGTAGCTAATGCAATCAGACATCCATTTTTGGTAAATCTTTTTGCATGTTTTCAAACTGAACAACATGTTTGTTTTGTCATGGAGTATGCAGCTGGGGGCGATCTTATGATGCACATACATGCTGATGTATTTACTGAACCGAGGGCAGTATTTTATGCAGCTTGTGTAGTATTAGGTTTACAGtatttacatgaaaataatataatttatagggATTTAAAACTAGATAACTTATTACTTGACACAGATGGGTATGTTAAAATAGCTGATTTTGGCCTTTGTAAAGAAGGAATGGGCTGGGGTGATCGCACAGGAACATTTTGTGGCACTCCTGAATTTCTAGCTCCTGAAGTTTTGACTGAGACTTCATACACTAGAGCAGTTGACTGGTGGGGTCTAGGTGTCCTTATTTTTGAAATGCTAGTAGGAGAATCTCCATTCCCCGGTGAGGATGAAGGTGAAGTCTTTGATTCTATTGTTAATGATGAAGTTCGTTATCCTAGAACTCTATCTTTGGAATCAATTGCTTTAATGCGTCGATTGCTTAGAAAAAATCCTGAACGCCGTTTAGGCTCTTCTGAAAGAGATGCTGAAGATGTGAAAAAACAAGCATTTTTCCGCAATGTTGATTGGGAGCAGTTACTTCTACGTAAAGTGAAACCACCCTTTGTGCCAACGATAAATAATCTTGAAGATGTGAGTAACTTTGATAGTGAGTTTACATCGGAAGCAGCAGTTCTGACGCCACCTAAGGAGCCCCGTCCTCTCAGCAATGCAGACCATAAACTTTTCACAGACTTTACATATATGGCAGACTGGtgctaa
- the LOC124529632 gene encoding uncharacterized protein LOC124529632, whose protein sequence is MGKTKPIWFYLAVVLVILSTLTHEADARRKILRGRRVMTRTYYHGNAVPAWAISLMAGIGMLVIGGILYGIMRKIVLASETGSLNTYQPTLQHDNSV, encoded by the exons atgggaAAAACGAAACCAATTTGGTTTTATCTCGCTGTGGTTTTAG tcatTCTAAGTACCCTTACACATGAAGCTGACGCTAGAAGAAAAATTCTTCGGGGTAGACGCGTGATGACTCGTACCTACTATC ATGGGAACGCGGTACCTGCATGGGCTATAAGTTTGATGGCGGGAATAGGAATGTTAGTTATTGGAGGCATACTGTACGGAATCATGAGGAAAATTGTGCTTGCATCTGAAACTGGTTCTCTTAATACTTACCAGCCTACTCTGCAACACGATAACagcgtttaa
- the LOC124529921 gene encoding tyrosine-protein phosphatase non-receptor type 23 isoform X2, with protein MSNNIETDRTVTTGKMYPIDLAPQKITIVKSMTNSEVKMAHLISGQPKTTSSTGSMGLMRTAAQIISPGVASQPQMIVSGSPLIQGTQIVSQGSQLIGQSSQIIPQSQLIPSGQILSPGTQIISQGTQLSAQVTNASNTVATNVQSSNVSSGNGAQLLNVGSLVSGSGNLVVSSSVRTIPPSVRVLPPMPQQNNRPVLSNINVNNTGGVLVNKGVTSHVPRGLAAGASLAVRPVTNPQPAASQGGAWSSGTRGGRGRALVYGCRARSPAPRAAPPAPPPQTALATLPTTTVLTSSGVISSTVRGPSPRTPTPTPPVTTAPRPLPLLQRNYQPAKVVGVASVGVRGVGNSAPPQLYYEVPRPAPHSISSQQQPQQHQPALQQQQQIPHQHPRPLTPYAHVHTQPAQVSVVNTAQSLPETRQTPASVQNSSILPRPSILRKRDVDGSPTKSLSQTTLNNVTTIVSTIGSVGSVGSIGNISNMVGQVYRSEGTGWEDVPTGAGSGSTTISAPSSPAPDLDPDPPTPEQDLSPRKKPRKQILSSEVRQCDYPSEDVPPSPPPAASVTPLPKRPSLSSTYVCGWRSTDRHFTRPADVRRKEPRTRDIVAIASQKHVLTSAEGWKVHHLTAQMDDLVSLEADVGEQLLGVLRALEAAASRAHSPIHSLQHTLLELVKGNKQRSNIVCEGIQEAREDILRVFKHRNFVSDILTRQADKRCFRKHRSQS; from the exons ATGAGCAATAATATCGAGACTGATAGAACAGTCACAACTGGAAAAATGTATCCAATCGATTTAGCTCCCCAAAAAATAACTATCGTCAAGAGTATGACGAATTCTGAAGTAAAAATGGCTCATCTGATATCGGGGCAGCCTAAAACAACTAGCAGTACTGGATCTATGGGCTTGATGCGTACTGCTGCTCAAATTATATCTCCTGGCGTTGCATCGCAG CCACAGATGATTGTAAGCGGCTCACCATTGATACAAGGAACGCAAATTGTTAGCCAAGGATCACAACTGATAGGGCAAAGCTCACAAATTATACCTCAGTCTCAGTTAATACCTAGTGGCCAAATCCTAAGTCCAGGTACCCAGATAATCAGTCAGGGGACCCAATTATCAGCTCAAGTGACAAATGCTAGTAATACAGTAGCAACCAATGTTCAATCAAGCAATGTATCTTCTGGAAATGGTGCACAATTATTGAATGTAGGCAGTTTAGTTAGTGGATCTGGTAATCTCGTAGTAAGTTCTTCAGTACGTACCATACCTCCTAGTGTAAGGGTATTGCCCCCTATGCCACAACAAAATAATCGACCAG TCTTGTCTAACATAAATGTGAACAATACCGGTGGAGTATTGGTCAACAAAGGAGTGACGAGCCATGTTCCACGTGGCCTTGCAGCTGGTGCTTCTCTTGCAGTGAGACCTGTCACTAATCCGCAACCGGCAGCAAGTCAAG GAGGTGCGTGGTCGAGCGGCACGCGCGGCGGCCGCGGTCGCGCGCTCGTGTACGGCTGCCGCGCGCGCTcgcccgcgccccgcgccgcgccgcccgcgcccccgCCGCAGACTGCGCTCGCCACCCTGCCCACTACCACTGTGCTCACCT ctAGTGGAGTGATATCGAGTACAGTCCGCGGGCCATCACCTCGGACGCCGACGCCGACGCCGCCAGTGACGACCGCACCTCGGCCCTTGCCGCTGCTTCAGAGAAATTATCAACCGGCCAAg GTTGTGGGAGTTGCTAGTGTAGGGGTCCGGGGTGTAGGCAACAGTGCACCGCCCCAGCTTTATTATGAAGTACCCCGTCCGGCGCCCCACAGCATATCATCACAGCAGCAGCCTCAGCAACATCAGCCAGCACTCCAGCAGCAACAGCAAATTCCACACCAGCATCCTCGACCTTTAACACCTTACGCACATGTGCATACACAGCCCGCGCAAG TGAGTGTTGTGAATACTGCTCAAAGTCTTCCCGAGACACGTCAAACGCCGGCATCCGTCCAGAATTCTTCTATCTTGCCCCGACCTTCTATATTGAGGAAACGGGATGTTGACGg GTCTCCTACTAAGAGTCTGTCACAGACGACATTAAACAATGTGACCACAATTGTCAGCACGATCGGAAGTGTCGGTAGTGTCGGAAGTATCGGCAATATCAGCAACATGGTTGGGCAAGTGTACCGCTCAGAAGGTACGGGTTGGGAGGACGTACCAACCGGCGCAGGTTCCGGTTCCACGACCATCTCTGCGCCCTCTTCGCCGGCGCCAGACCTCGACCCCGACCCTCCAACGCCGGAGCAGGACCTCTCGCCCAGGAAGAAGCCAAGGAAGCAAAT ACTAAGTAGTGAAGTAAGGCAATGTGATTATCCTTCAGAAGATGTTCCTCCTTCACCACCACCGGCAGCATCTGTAACACCTTTACCAAAAC GTCCATCACTGAGCTCCACATACGTATGCGGTTGGCGTAGCACGGATCGTCACTTCACGCGACCGGCCGACGTCCGACGCAAGGAGCCGCGCACCAGGGACATTGTAGCCATCGCCAGCCAGAAGCATGTGCTCACTAGCGCAGAGGGCTGGAAAGTTCATCACTTAACAGCTCAGATGGATGACCTG GTGTCTTTGGAGGCGGACGTGGGCGAGCAGCTGCTGGGAGTACTGCGCGCGCTGGAGGCGGCCGCCTCGCGCGCTCACTCGCCCATACACAGCCTGCAGCACACGCTGCTAGAACTCGTTAAG GGCAACAAACAACGCAGTAACATAGTATGTGAAGGTATTCAAGAAGCACGAGAAGACATCCTCCGCGTATTCAAACACAGGAATTTCGTATCCGATATTCTCACTCGTCAAGCTGACAAGAGATGTTTTAGGAAACATCGATCACAGTCATAG
- the LOC124530029 gene encoding probable 28S ribosomal protein S23, mitochondrial produces the protein MATSRLERIGTIFSRTEGLLLRGAMKPDDRPLWFDIYKAFPPTTEPKFARPKPENKPIKQILYKEDILRAKFHAKGHGLSSNMFSLNETYTKKLIQKFEQLKSESITEDELIEKCVAAVGSERQMEATKITTMNPDSVSSKVLNEANLKNIFKE, from the exons ATGGCAACCAGTCGATTAGAACGAATTGGGACTATTTTTAGCAG AACTGAGGGCCTACTTTTACGTGGAGCGATGAAACCAGACGATAGACCATTATGGTTCGATATTTACAAAGCATTTCCACCTACAACGGAACCAAAATTTGCAAGACCAAAACCCGAAAACAAGCctattaaacaaattctttataaAGAAGATATCCTCAGAGC GAAATTTCATGCGAAAGGACATGGATTAAGTTCGAACATGTTTAGTTTAAATGAAACATATACGAAGAAGCTGATACAAAAGTTCGAGCAATTGAAATCTGAGAGTATTACTGAAGacgaattaattgaaaaatgcGTCGCAGCTGTTGGTAGTGAGCGACAAATGGAAGCTACGAAAATTACAACGATGAATCCCGACTCCGTGTCCTCCAAAGTTTTAAATGAAgccaatcttaaaaatattttcaaagaataG
- the LOC124529631 gene encoding splicing factor U2AF 50 kDa subunit, with product MGEDKDRRRRSRSRERRRSRSRSRERREKRRSKSRSPSKRSRRRKPSLYWDVPPPGFEHITPLQYKAMQAAGQIPANIVADTPQAAVPVVGSTITRQARRLYVGNIPFGVTEEETMEFFNQQMHLSGLAQAAGNPVLACQINLDKNFAFLEFRSIDETTQAMAFDGINFKGQSLKIRRPHDYQPMPGTENPAINVPAGVISTVVPDSPHKIFIGGLPNYLNEDQVKELLMSFGQLRAFNLVKDSSTGLSKGYAFAEYVDISMTDQAIAGLNGMQLGDKKLIVQRASIGAKNSTLAMTGAAPVTLQVAGLTLAGAGPATEVLCLLNMVTPDELRDEEEYEDILEDIKEECNKYGCVRSIEIPRPIEGVEVPGCGKVFVEFNSIADCQKAQQTLTGRKFSNRVVVTSYFDPDKYHRREF from the exons ATGGGTGAAGacaaag ATCGTCGACGCAGATCACGTTCAAGAGAAAGAAGACGCTCACGTTCTCGTTCAAGAGAACGCCGAGAAAAGAGAAGGAGTAAATCCAGGTCACCGTCAAAAAGATCACGCAGACGCAAGCCATCCTTATACTGGGATGTCCCACCGCCTGGATTTGAACATATTACTCCATTACAATACAAAGCAATGCAAGCGGCCGGACAGATTCCAGCTAACATAGTCGCCGATACACCTCAAGCCGCAGTGCCGGTGGTCGGTTCAACGATAACGCGTCAAGCGCGTAGGTTATACGTAGGCAACATACCATTTGGTGTTACTGAAGAGGAAACTATGGAGTTCTTCAATCAACAGATGCATCTTTCCGGCTTAGCGCAAGCCGCTGGTAACCCAGTGCTTGCGTGCCAgattaatttagataaaaacTTTGCATTCCTTGAGTTCAGATCTATTGATGAAACCACACAAGCCATGGCATTTGATGGCATAAACTTCAAAGGTCAGAGTTTAAAAATACGGCGGCCTCACGACTACCAACCAATGCCTGGCACTGAAAACCCAGCGATAAATGTTCCAG CTGGTGTTATCAGTACTGTAGTTCCAGATTCACCACACAAAATTTTTATCGGTGGTCTGCCTAACTATCTGAATGAAGATCAA GTAAAGGAACTCCTGATGTCATTTGGCCAGCTGCGAGCCTTCAACTTGGTGAAGGATTCATCTACAGGCCTCAGTAAGGGCTATGCCTTCGCTGAATATGTTGATATATCAATGACTGATCag GCCATTGCTGGTCTGAATGGTATGCAGCTGGGTGATAAGAAATTAATTGTTCAACGCGCGAGTATTGGAGCCAAGAACTCCACTTTAG CGATGACGGGCGCGGCGCCGGTGACGCTGCAGGTGGCGGGGCTGACGCTGGCCGGCGCGGGGCCCGCCACCGAGGTGCTGTGCCTGCTCAACATGGTCACGCCCGACGAGCTGCGCGACGAGGAGGAGTATGAGGACATCCTCGAGGACATCAA gGAGGAATGTAACAAGTATGGCTGTGTGCGCAGTATAGAAATTCCAAGGCCAATTGAGGGCGTAGAAGTCCCTGGATGTggaaaa GTTTTCGTCGAATTCAATAGCATCGCAGATTGCCAGAAAGCGCAACAAACTCTTACAGGTCGAAAATTCAGTAATCGTGTTGTTGTCACCTCATACTTCGATCCCGACAAGTATCACCGCAGAGAGTTTTAA
- the LOC124530028 gene encoding uncharacterized protein LOC124530028 yields MSNLKKSAKSKFISEDLSDFINESQFLNDSPKTKKQQKRQRNETVEKDTANLSLHASVIKKKKINEGVEACGESRQKILNVMSHQLESRKQINENLLKSLSEVLTHFETDYNALKENEQKIEHLTGSFMKCIQQATAAHKQKLRAFKEIHSTFKKECEEMEAEQKAEVDKLGDELEEDINKLKQKLISETKRSGWETLRRSFLQAMQNDF; encoded by the exons atgtcaaatcTTAAAAAGTCCGCGAAATCCAAGTTCATATCAGAGGACTTGAGTGATTTTATAAATGAGTCTCAATTTTTAAACGATTCACCAAAAACTAAAAAGCAGCAGAAAAGACAACGGAATGAAACTGTTGAAAAAGATACTGCTAACTTAAGTCTTCATGCAAGtgttattaaaaagaaaaaaattaatgaaggcGTTGAAGCATGTGGAGAGTCGAGGCAAAAAATACTCAATGTAATGAGTCATCAACTGGAATCAAG aaaacaaattaatgaaaatttattaaaaagtttgtcCGAAGTTCTTACTCACTTTGAGACAGATTATAATGCCTTGAAAGAAAATGAGCAGAAGATAGAACATCTTACTGGGTCATTTATGAAATGTATACAACAAGCCACTGCTGCTCATAAACAAAAACTAAGAGCTTTTAAAGAAATCCATTCCACCTTTAAAAAAGA atGTGAAGAAATGGAAGCAGAACAAAAAGCTGAAGTGGATAAACTAGGAGATGAATTAGAAGAGgatattaataagttaaaacaaaaattaatatcagAAACCAAGCGTAGTGGATGGGAAACTTTAAGAAGATCTTTCCTCCAAGCTATGCAGAATGACTTTTAA
- the LOC124529921 gene encoding uncharacterized protein LOC124529921 isoform X1: MSNNIETDRTVTTGKMYPIDLAPQKITIVKSMTNSEVKMAHLISGQPKTTSSTGSMGLMRTAAQIISPGVASQPQMIVSGSPLIQGTQIVSQGSQLIGQSSQIIPQSQLIPSGQILSPGTQIISQGTQLSAQVTNASNTVATNVQSSNVSSGNGAQLLNVGSLVSGSGNLVVSSSVRTIPPSVRVLPPMPQQNNRPVLSNINVNNTGGVLVNKGVTSHVPRGLAAGASLAVRPVTNPQPAASQGVIKGGAWSSGTRGGRGRALVYGCRARSPAPRAAPPAPPPQTALATLPTTTVLTSSGVISSTVRGPSPRTPTPTPPVTTAPRPLPLLQRNYQPAKVVGVASVGVRGVGNSAPPQLYYEVPRPAPHSISSQQQPQQHQPALQQQQQIPHQHPRPLTPYAHVHTQPAQVSVVNTAQSLPETRQTPASVQNSSILPRPSILRKRDVDGSPTKSLSQTTLNNVTTIVSTIGSVGSVGSIGNISNMVGQVYRSEGTGWEDVPTGAGSGSTTISAPSSPAPDLDPDPPTPEQDLSPRKKPRKQILSSEVRQCDYPSEDVPPSPPPAASVTPLPKRPSLSSTYVCGWRSTDRHFTRPADVRRKEPRTRDIVAIASQKHVLTSAEGWKVHHLTAQMDDLVSLEADVGEQLLGVLRALEAAASRAHSPIHSLQHTLLELVKGNKQRSNIVCEGIQEAREDILRVFKHRNFVSDILTRQADKRCFRKHRSQS, from the exons ATGAGCAATAATATCGAGACTGATAGAACAGTCACAACTGGAAAAATGTATCCAATCGATTTAGCTCCCCAAAAAATAACTATCGTCAAGAGTATGACGAATTCTGAAGTAAAAATGGCTCATCTGATATCGGGGCAGCCTAAAACAACTAGCAGTACTGGATCTATGGGCTTGATGCGTACTGCTGCTCAAATTATATCTCCTGGCGTTGCATCGCAG CCACAGATGATTGTAAGCGGCTCACCATTGATACAAGGAACGCAAATTGTTAGCCAAGGATCACAACTGATAGGGCAAAGCTCACAAATTATACCTCAGTCTCAGTTAATACCTAGTGGCCAAATCCTAAGTCCAGGTACCCAGATAATCAGTCAGGGGACCCAATTATCAGCTCAAGTGACAAATGCTAGTAATACAGTAGCAACCAATGTTCAATCAAGCAATGTATCTTCTGGAAATGGTGCACAATTATTGAATGTAGGCAGTTTAGTTAGTGGATCTGGTAATCTCGTAGTAAGTTCTTCAGTACGTACCATACCTCCTAGTGTAAGGGTATTGCCCCCTATGCCACAACAAAATAATCGACCAG TCTTGTCTAACATAAATGTGAACAATACCGGTGGAGTATTGGTCAACAAAGGAGTGACGAGCCATGTTCCACGTGGCCTTGCAGCTGGTGCTTCTCTTGCAGTGAGACCTGTCACTAATCCGCAACCGGCAGCAAGTCAAG GTGTTATTAAAGGAGGTGCGTGGTCGAGCGGCACGCGCGGCGGCCGCGGTCGCGCGCTCGTGTACGGCTGCCGCGCGCGCTcgcccgcgccccgcgccgcgccgcccgcgcccccgCCGCAGACTGCGCTCGCCACCCTGCCCACTACCACTGTGCTCACCT ctAGTGGAGTGATATCGAGTACAGTCCGCGGGCCATCACCTCGGACGCCGACGCCGACGCCGCCAGTGACGACCGCACCTCGGCCCTTGCCGCTGCTTCAGAGAAATTATCAACCGGCCAAg GTTGTGGGAGTTGCTAGTGTAGGGGTCCGGGGTGTAGGCAACAGTGCACCGCCCCAGCTTTATTATGAAGTACCCCGTCCGGCGCCCCACAGCATATCATCACAGCAGCAGCCTCAGCAACATCAGCCAGCACTCCAGCAGCAACAGCAAATTCCACACCAGCATCCTCGACCTTTAACACCTTACGCACATGTGCATACACAGCCCGCGCAAG TGAGTGTTGTGAATACTGCTCAAAGTCTTCCCGAGACACGTCAAACGCCGGCATCCGTCCAGAATTCTTCTATCTTGCCCCGACCTTCTATATTGAGGAAACGGGATGTTGACGg GTCTCCTACTAAGAGTCTGTCACAGACGACATTAAACAATGTGACCACAATTGTCAGCACGATCGGAAGTGTCGGTAGTGTCGGAAGTATCGGCAATATCAGCAACATGGTTGGGCAAGTGTACCGCTCAGAAGGTACGGGTTGGGAGGACGTACCAACCGGCGCAGGTTCCGGTTCCACGACCATCTCTGCGCCCTCTTCGCCGGCGCCAGACCTCGACCCCGACCCTCCAACGCCGGAGCAGGACCTCTCGCCCAGGAAGAAGCCAAGGAAGCAAAT ACTAAGTAGTGAAGTAAGGCAATGTGATTATCCTTCAGAAGATGTTCCTCCTTCACCACCACCGGCAGCATCTGTAACACCTTTACCAAAAC GTCCATCACTGAGCTCCACATACGTATGCGGTTGGCGTAGCACGGATCGTCACTTCACGCGACCGGCCGACGTCCGACGCAAGGAGCCGCGCACCAGGGACATTGTAGCCATCGCCAGCCAGAAGCATGTGCTCACTAGCGCAGAGGGCTGGAAAGTTCATCACTTAACAGCTCAGATGGATGACCTG GTGTCTTTGGAGGCGGACGTGGGCGAGCAGCTGCTGGGAGTACTGCGCGCGCTGGAGGCGGCCGCCTCGCGCGCTCACTCGCCCATACACAGCCTGCAGCACACGCTGCTAGAACTCGTTAAG GGCAACAAACAACGCAGTAACATAGTATGTGAAGGTATTCAAGAAGCACGAGAAGACATCCTCCGCGTATTCAAACACAGGAATTTCGTATCCGATATTCTCACTCGTCAAGCTGACAAGAGATGTTTTAGGAAACATCGATCACAGTCATAG
- the LOC124544556 gene encoding BTB/POZ domain-containing protein KCTD5, with protein MAGYVGDDDFSKENIQKFNNERRSSKQWVKLNVGGTYFLSTKTTLCRDPNSFLYRLVQEDSDLISDRDETGAYLIDRDPTYFSPVLNYLRHGKLVINNDIAEEGVLEEAEFYNITELIRLVKERICLRERRPLKDSKKHVYRVLQFHEEELTQMVSNMSDGWKFEQLINIGSQYNYGTEEHAEFLCVVSRECGSSLNSNDIEPTDRAKVLQQKGSRM; from the exons ATGGCGGGTTACGTAGGAGATGATGATTTttctaaagaaaatatacaaaaatttaataatgaaagacGAAGTAGTAAGCAAtgggtaaaattaaatgttggAGGAACTTATTTCTTATCAACTAAAACTACACTTTGTAGGGACccaaattcatttctttatcgATTAGTTCAAGAGGACAGTGACTTAATTTCAGACAGG GATGAAACAGGCgcttatttaatagatagagatcCTACGTACTTCTCACCAGTGCTCAATTACCTTCGTCATGGTAAACTTGTGATTAATAATGATATAGCAGAAGAAGGAGTATTAGAAGAAGcagagttttataatattacagagCTTATAAGGTTAGTTAAAGAAAGAATATGTTTAAGAGAAAGAAGGCCACTTAAAGATTCTAAAAAGCATGTTTATAGAGTATTACAATTTCATGAAGAAGAACTTACACAGATGGTGTCCAATATGTCGGATGGTTGGAAATTTGAGCAACTGATCAATATTGGTTCTCAATATAATTATGGCACAGAGGAacatgcagaatttctatgtgtTGTAAGTAGAGAATGTGGCAGCTCTTTGAACAGTAATGATATAGAACCCACAGACCGTGCTAAGGTATTGCAACAGAAAGGATCGAGAATGTGA